The proteins below come from a single Argentina anserina chromosome 1, drPotAnse1.1, whole genome shotgun sequence genomic window:
- the LOC126802778 gene encoding LOW QUALITY PROTEIN: protein CHROMATIN REMODELING 24 (The sequence of the model RefSeq protein was modified relative to this genomic sequence to represent the inferred CDS: inserted 1 base in 1 codon), with translation MTTATMRRVSLEVEDRDVVSLSEVADFESLPQKPQSSEAERGGDGGGNEIRGILDDLSSRLGFLSIEKRGARKSIKAEDSGDYKDAVPPFLIVSDLSDSSAETATIGRKGVESSVVDEVEEISCFRGDDDDDSVCKVVRAKKTEKEAGRRGGSYREYYDCDEDSEVDESRVESVPKDDGSITLSGLTYTNKLPGKIATMLFPHQCEGLKXLWALHCQGKGGILGDDMGLGKTMQSGIVLSTLVDVILRICGYLAGLFHSRLIKRAMAVAPKTLLSHWIKELTAVGLSDKIREYYGTCCSTIRMIYDKGILLTTYDIVRVNSKSLKGSDYILVDGSEDMIWDDMILDEIGSHSYLNLCLAHQHRHSSSQYPHITDSESVDHAYRIGQNKDVIVYRLMTCATVEEKIYRKQIFKGGLFRTATEEKEQIRYFSQQDLHELVSLPQQGFDVSLTQKQLNEEHDQQHTIEESLQSHIEFLETQGIAGVSHHSLLFSKTVPPLPEVDAEQEEVERIRRTLHAGTSTSSSALERNVNGAQYAFKPKDVILNKRDSSSPVDSGKMTKSEIKKKIRDQKENHNFSIMFFLLLLIRDCYLITLQALVSTLPDKGQKPERHISELNAELRRVESDVINLDDVTEVLKGVAI, from the exons ATGACGACGGCGACGATGCGCCGAGTTTCTCTTGAGGTTGAAGACAGAGATGTGGTGAGTTTGTCAGAAGTTGCTGATTTTGAGTCACTGCCGCAGAAGCCACAGAGTAGTGAGGCCGAGAGAGGAGGAGACGGCGGCGGAAATGAGATTAGGGGGATTTTAGACGACTTGAGCTCCAGGCTTGGGTTTTTGTCTATTGAGAAGAGAGGCGCCAGGAAATCTATTAAGGCTGAAGATTCCGGAGATTATAAAGATGCGGTGCCGCCGTTTTTGATTGTTTCCGACTTGTCTGATTCGTCTGCTGAGACCGCTACGATTGGTAGGAAGGGAGTCGAGAGTAGTGTGGTAGATGAGGTTGAAGAGATAAGTTGTTTTcgaggtgatgatgatgatgacagtGTTTGTAAGGTTGTGAGGGCTAAGAAGACGGAGAAAGAAGCTGGGAGGCGAGGCGGAAGCTACAGGGAATACTATGATTGTGATGAGGATAGTGAGGTTGATGAGTCTCGAGTTGAGTCTGTTCCAAAGGATGATGGTTCTATCACTCTGAGTGGTCTGACATATACTAACAAGCTACCAGGGAAGATTGCGACGATGTTGTTTCCGCATCAGTGCGAGGGGTTGA TGCTCTGGGCGCTGCATTGCCAGGGGAAGGGTGGAATCTTAGGAGATGACATGGGACTGGGTAAAACAATGCAG TCTGGTATTGTTTTGTCAACTCTGGTTGATGTTATATTGCGGATTTGTGGCTATTTGGCTGGATTGTTTCATTCACGCTTGATCAAAAGGGCAATGGCTgtggctcctaaaacactaCTTTCTCATTGGATTAAAGAGCTAACAGCTGTGGGCCTCTCTGACAAGATAAGAGA ATACTATGGGACCT GTTGTTCAACCATCCGTATGATATAT GACAAAGGCATTCTTCTGACAACATATGATATAGTCCGAGTCAACTCAAAATCTCTAAAAGGCAGTGATTATATTCTCGTTGATGGAAGTGAGGATATGATTTGGGATGATATGATACTGGATGAG ATTGGTAGTCATTCTTATCTCAACCTCTGCCTCGCACATCAGCACAGACACAGTAGCTCACAATATCCCCACAT TACTGATAGTGAAAGTGTGGATCATGCATATCGAATTGGGCAGAATAAGGATGTCATTGTATATAGATTAATGACTTGCGCAACTGTTGAAGAAAAGATATACAGAAAACAG ATTTTCAAAGGAGGATTGTTTAGAACTGCAACTGAGGAGAAAGAGCAGATTCGGTACTTTAGTCAACAG gaTCTTCATGAACTTGTCAGTCTCCCACAACAAGGTTTTGATGTTTCCCTTACTCAAAAGCAGTTAAATGAGGAGCATGATCAACAGCACACAAT CGAAGAGTCTTTACAATCCCATATAGAGTTCTTGGAAACTCAAGGGATAGCTGGTGTCAGTCACCACAGTTTGCTGTTCTCCAAGACAGTACCACCTCTGCCAGAGGTAGACGCCGAACAGGAGGAAGTTGAAag GATTAGACGAACTTTACATGCAGGAACCTCAACTTCTAGTTCGGCACTTGAACGTAATGTAAATGG GGCGCAATATGCTTTCAAGCCTAAGGACGTGATCCTAAACAAGAGGGATTCTTCTTCACCAGTAGATTCAGGAAAAATGACAAAATCAGAgatcaaaaagaaaatcagagatcaaaaagaaaatca TAATTTCTCAATTATGTTCTTTCTGTTATTATTGATCCGCGATTGCTATTTAATTACCCTGCAGGCTTTAGTTTCAACATTACCTGATAAGGGACAAAAACCAGAGAGGCACATTTCTGAATTGAATGCTGAGCTTCGTAGAGTTGAGAGTGATGTTATCAACTTGGATGATGTAACTGAGGTGCTTAAAGGAGTGGCAATATAA
- the LOC126790899 gene encoding uncharacterized protein LOC126790899 produces MECNRDEAIRAKEIAEKKFAARDVMGAKKFALKAQNLYPGLENLPQMLATLDVHVAAENRIDGEVDWYGILGLEPRADDETVRRQYRKLALMLHPDKNKSIGADGAFKLLSQAWSLLSDKAKRGAYDQKRKASTSQTPPGGNGFYNFTKSSTSGPKPPKSNSKAARSSATGSNAKSKTSTFWTVCHKCRMQYEYMRVYLNHNLLCPNCHEAFFAVEIAPPPTGSSKSSTSWNPSHQRQNSNHDKSSCNTGRSRDIGGFTESYHQSNFQWGPFSKSSGASSAAQAASVVQQAYEKAKREREEAQAATKREEALRRKQQASFKKVSGASSNAAKRRRGIYDVGDSFKPPRDVANQMGGVAGAANFSGPRQLNFETGRVNGTTKFSITRELSVLEAQNILVHKARKEIRRKLNQQKSETAVKQVGNESEMEKSLKNVDAKRDQNKSSGPMDRKNGANERKHSGTSSDVADAETLQSMTISVPDSDFHDFDKERTEESFGENQVWAAYDGDDGMPRFYAIIHSVISSNPFKMRISWLNSKTNSELGPLNWVTSGFTKTCGEFRVGKYEINKSLNSFSHKVRWTKGGRGTICIYPKKGDVWALYRNWSPDWNELTADEVIHKYDMVEVVEDYNEELGVTVTPLVKVAGFKSVFHRHLDPREVRRIPRDEMFRFSHHVPSYLHTGLEASNAPKGCRELDPAATPLELLQVITDEENIERDEKSKEIDVIDVDVENIDVKDEEIMETDEKSKAVDVIDVDVENTYGIEDIAGNPRTLREEEKGSSVTPVIEIEESQETKQDERMEHASEVQVG; encoded by the coding sequence ATGGAGTGCAATAGAGATGAGGCCATCAGGGCAAAAGAGATTGCAGAGAAGAAGTTTGCGGCAAGAGATGTAATGGGAGCCAAGAAATTTGCTTTGAAGGCTCAGAATTTGTATCCGGGACTGGAAAATTTACCCCAAATGTTGGCAACTCTTGATGTACATGTTGCTGCAGAGAATAGAATTGATGGGGAGGTAGATTGGTATGGGATACTTGGCTTGGAGCCAAGAGCAGATGACGAGACGGTGAGGAGACAATATAGGAAGCTAGCTCTTATGCTTCACCCCGATAAGAACAAGTCTATCGGAGCTGATGGAGCGTTTAAGCTACTTTCCCAGGCGTGGAGTTTATTGTCTGACAAAGCTAAGAGGGGAGCTTATGACCAGAAGAGGAAGGCTTCCACTTCACAGACCCCTCCTGGAGGCAATGGCTTTTACAATTTCACGAAAAGTTCAACATCCGGTCCCAAGCCTCCAAAGAGTAATTCAAAGGCGGCTCGTTCTTCAGCGACTGGTTCAAATGCTAAATCAAAAACCAGTACCTTTTGGACCGTCTGTCACAAGTGCAGGATGCAGTATGAGTACATGAGAGTTTATCTTAACCATAACCTTCTCTGCCCGAATTGCCATGAAGCATTTTTTGCTGTGGAAATAGCTCCGCCACCTACAGGTTCCTCCAAGTCATCCACCTCATGGAATCCATCACATCAGCGACAGAATTCAAATCATGACAAGAGCTCGTGTAATACAGGAAGAAGTAGAGATATAGGAGGATTCACCGAGTCATATCACCAAAGCAACTTCCAGTGGGGTCCGTTCTCCAAGTCATCTGGTGCTTCTTCAGCTGCCCAAGCTGCAAGTGTGGTTCAACAGGCATACGAGAAAGCAAAGAGAGAGCGTGAGGAAGCACAAGCAGCAACAAAAAGAGAGGAGGCCTTACGGAGGAAGCAACAAGCCTCCTTCAAGAAAGTGAGTGGTGCTTCATCTAATGCagcaaagagaagaagaggaatatATGATGTTGGAGACAGCTTCAAGCCTCCAAGGGACGTTGCAAATCAAATGGGTGGGGTAGCTGGAGCTGCTAACTTTTCTGGACCTAGGCAGCTTAATTTTGAGACAGGTAGGGTCAACGGAACCACTAAGTTCAGTATAACAAGGGAGTTGTCTGTGCTTGAAGCTCAGAATATACTAGTGCACAAGGCTAGGAAGGAAATTCGCAGGAAACTGAATCAGCAGAAATCTGAAACTGCAGTCAAACAGGTGGGAAATGAGAGTGAGATGGAGAAATCTTTGAAAAATGTTGATGCAAAGCGTGATCAGAACAAGTCTAGTGGTCCAATGGATAGAAAGAATGGAGCTAATGAAAGGAAACATTCCGGCACTTCTAGTGACGTGGCAGATGCAGAAACCTTGCAGTCAATGACGATAAGTGTTCCAGATTCAGATTTTCATGATTTTGACAAGGAAAGAACTGAAGAGTCTTTTGGAGAAAATCAGGTCTGGGCTGCATATGACGGCGATGATGGGATGCCTCGATTTTATGCCATAATTCATAGTGTGATATCTTCAAACCCTTTCAAAATGCGGATCAGTTGGCTTAACTCCAAAACAAATAGTGAATTGGGCCCTTTAAACTGGGTTACTTCTGGTTTCACAAAAACATGTGGAGAGTTTAGAGTTGGCAAGTATGAGATCAATAAATCACTCAATTCTTTTTCGCACAAAGTTCGGTGGACCAAAGGAGGAAGGGGGACTATCTGTATATATCCCAAGAAAGGCGATGTTTGGGCTCTCTATAGGAATTGGTCCCCTGACTGGAATGAATTGACAGCTGATGAAGTAATTCACAAGTATGATATGGTAGAAGTGGTTGAAGACTATAATGAGGAACTAGGTGTAACGGTAACTCCTCTGGTGAAAGTGGCCGGTTTCAAGTCAGTGTTTCACAGGCATTTGGATCCTAGAGAGGTTAGGAGAATTCCTAGAGATGAGATGTTCCGATTCTCTCATCATGTTCCTTCATATTTACATACAGGTCTAGAAGCATCAAATGCTCCAAAGGGTTGTCGAGAGCTTGATCCAGCAGCTACACCGTTGGAACTTCTTCAAGTAATAACTGATGAAGAGAATATAGAGAGAGATGAGAAATCTAAGGAAATTGATGTAATAGATGTTGATGTTGAAAATATTGATGTGAAAGATGAAGAGATTATGGAGACGGATGAGAAATCTAAGGCAGTTGATGTGATAGATGTTGATGTTGAAAATACTTATGGTATAGAGGATATAGCAGGGAATCCTAGAACTCTCAGGGAAGAAGAGAAAGGGAGTTCAGTCACTCCAGTAATAGAAATTGAAGAGAGCCAAGAGACAAAGCAAGATGAAAGAATGGAGCATGCTTCGGAAGTCCAAGTTGGTTGA